In Candidatus Aminicenantes bacterium, a single genomic region encodes these proteins:
- a CDS encoding M14 family zinc carboxypeptidase: MIHPRRKAWTLALAVLIVVSAAYPQRIHEAYTKKIREFTTEKAFLTKYVDYLPASSSGVPSPLEVLGHIVGAPNVLSYSQDVYKYFDALDKASPRVKVFRLGKTEEGRDWIVAAIGDEASIRDLDRYKDMTARLADPRKTNEAEAAAIIKKAKPFYWATGGMHSSETGSVEMLMELAYRLAVDETPFIRTIRDNAIVLITPILEVDGRDKYVDVAMAPRKDPKTNITSRLLWWGKYIGHDDNRDNIGLGLVLSRNIMAAALDYHPQVMHDLHESASHLYISTGSGPYNAWLDPIVIDEWQMMAFHEVDAMTREGVPGVWTFAYYDGWAPNYAFYAANGHNAIGRFYETQGAGDGSTRIVSNSTDRAWYKPNPPLAQVVWSIRNNVNLQQSALLVGINNVAANRVRFLENFYLKSKRSIAKARAEGPAAYLFPANDPRVGLQARLLRLLQAQGVEIHKAEKAFKTGDIEYPAGSYVVRMDQPYSRMADMLLDKQFFNTSDARPYDDVGWQLGPLFNVKVVRLTDVAVLAAPMSLVKRPAQAPGGLIKPTPGAPAAAYLINHNGDNGLASFRFKAKDLRIHAAEKAFEAEGRKFNLGSFIVKPAENGPGLEAALDAAGKEFGLTVIGAAAAPAVPTHEMIVPRIALMHTWQNTQNEGWVRIALDELGIPYDYVSVHAVRDNARLRDKYDVILFGPSSGDAMSIVNGNLGDKPTAWKKTAVTPNIGTEDSTEDIRGGVELEGVLHLRDFIKDGGLFITLTNSSILPIHFGFAPGIAVRTTPNLIAGGSVFKADVADKASPIVYGYDDSLGVYFSQSPVFGFGSGGFGGRGGMTASGRPSGRGSQSDPDIPQGRPRDLGQKAVEDFRKANPTPPADPRMVTSSAPRPRTILQFARTADLLIAGGLAGGDELAGTPALIDSTIGAGHAVLFAFNPMWRHETHGSFALVTNAMLNWKNLAPPPAAAVSPSSPPAK, translated from the coding sequence ATGATCCACCCCCGTCGCAAGGCCTGGACTCTCGCCCTGGCCGTCCTCATCGTCGTTTCCGCCGCCTATCCGCAGCGGATCCATGAAGCCTACACGAAGAAGATCCGCGAGTTCACAACCGAAAAGGCCTTCCTGACGAAATACGTCGACTACCTGCCGGCCTCGTCGTCCGGCGTCCCCTCCCCGCTCGAGGTCCTCGGGCACATCGTCGGGGCGCCTAACGTCCTGAGCTATTCGCAAGACGTCTATAAGTACTTCGACGCCCTGGACAAGGCTTCGCCCCGGGTCAAGGTCTTCCGGCTCGGCAAGACCGAGGAGGGCCGGGACTGGATCGTGGCCGCGATCGGCGACGAAGCCTCCATTCGCGACCTGGACCGTTACAAAGACATGACCGCCCGCCTGGCCGACCCCCGCAAGACAAACGAGGCGGAGGCTGCCGCGATCATCAAAAAAGCCAAGCCCTTTTATTGGGCCACCGGGGGGATGCATTCCTCCGAGACCGGATCGGTCGAGATGCTCATGGAGCTGGCCTACCGGCTGGCCGTGGACGAGACGCCGTTCATCCGGACCATCCGGGACAACGCCATCGTCCTGATCACGCCGATCCTCGAGGTCGACGGCCGCGACAAGTACGTCGACGTGGCCATGGCCCCCCGCAAGGATCCCAAGACAAACATCACCAGTCGCCTGTTATGGTGGGGCAAATATATCGGCCACGACGACAACCGCGACAACATCGGTCTGGGCCTGGTCCTGTCCCGCAATATCATGGCCGCGGCCCTGGACTATCATCCCCAGGTCATGCACGACCTGCACGAGTCGGCCTCCCACCTCTACATCTCCACCGGCTCCGGCCCCTACAACGCCTGGCTCGACCCGATCGTCATCGACGAATGGCAGATGATGGCCTTCCACGAGGTCGACGCCATGACCCGCGAAGGCGTGCCCGGCGTCTGGACCTTCGCCTACTACGACGGCTGGGCCCCCAACTACGCCTTCTACGCCGCCAACGGCCACAACGCCATCGGCCGCTTTTACGAGACCCAGGGTGCCGGCGACGGCTCGACCCGGATCGTCTCGAACTCGACCGATCGGGCCTGGTACAAGCCCAACCCGCCGCTGGCTCAAGTCGTCTGGTCCATCCGCAACAACGTCAACCTCCAGCAAAGCGCCCTGCTCGTCGGGATCAACAACGTAGCCGCGAACCGGGTCCGCTTTCTTGAAAACTTCTACCTCAAGAGCAAGCGCTCGATCGCCAAAGCCAGGGCCGAAGGCCCGGCCGCCTATCTTTTCCCCGCCAATGATCCCCGAGTCGGCCTGCAGGCCCGCCTGCTGCGGCTGCTGCAGGCCCAGGGCGTGGAGATCCACAAGGCCGAAAAAGCTTTCAAAACCGGCGACATCGAATATCCCGCGGGATCCTATGTCGTCCGCATGGACCAGCCCTACTCGCGCATGGCCGATATGCTCCTCGACAAGCAGTTCTTTAACACTTCCGACGCCCGCCCCTACGACGACGTCGGCTGGCAGCTCGGCCCGTTGTTCAACGTCAAAGTCGTCCGGCTGACCGACGTCGCGGTCCTGGCGGCGCCGATGAGCCTGGTCAAGCGACCGGCCCAGGCGCCGGGCGGCTTGATCAAACCGACGCCGGGCGCTCCGGCGGCGGCCTATCTCATCAATCACAACGGTGACAACGGGCTGGCTTCGTTCCGGTTCAAAGCCAAGGACCTTCGGATCCACGCGGCCGAAAAGGCTTTCGAAGCCGAGGGCCGGAAGTTCAACCTCGGCAGCTTCATCGTCAAGCCGGCCGAGAACGGGCCTGGCCTGGAGGCCGCCCTGGACGCGGCCGGCAAGGAATTCGGGCTGACCGTGATCGGCGCCGCGGCGGCGCCCGCCGTGCCGACGCACGAGATGATCGTGCCGCGGATCGCCCTGATGCACACCTGGCAGAACACCCAGAACGAGGGCTGGGTCCGGATCGCCTTGGACGAGCTGGGCATCCCTTACGACTACGTCTCGGTTCACGCCGTCCGCGACAACGCCCGGCTGCGGGACAAGTACGATGTCATCCTCTTCGGCCCCTCCTCCGGTGACGCCATGAGCATCGTCAACGGCAATCTCGGGGACAAGCCGACGGCTTGGAAGAAGACGGCCGTCACCCCCAACATCGGTACCGAAGACTCGACGGAGGACATCCGCGGCGGCGTCGAGCTCGAGGGAGTCCTGCACCTGCGCGACTTCATCAAGGACGGCGGGCTGTTCATCACCCTGACCAACAGCTCCATCCTGCCCATCCATTTCGGGTTCGCGCCCGGCATCGCCGTCCGAACGACGCCCAACCTGATCGCCGGAGGCTCCGTGTTCAAGGCCGACGTCGCCGACAAGGCCAGTCCGATCGTCTACGGCTACGACGACTCGCTGGGCGTCTACTTCAGCCAGTCGCCGGTCTTCGGCTTCGGCTCGGGCGGCTTCGGCGGCCGCGGGGGCATGACCGCCTCAGGCCGGCCGTCGGGACGAGGCAGCCAGAGCGACCCCGATATCCCGCAGGGCCGACCGCGCGACCTGGGCCAGAAGGCCGTCGAGGACTTCCGCAAGGCCAACCCGACGCCGCCGGCGGATCCGCGCATGGTGACGTCTTCGGCCCCGCGCCCGCGGACCATCCTGCAATTCGCCCGTACCGCCGACCTCCTGATCGCCGGCGGACTGGCCGGAGGCGACGAACTGGCCGGGACACCCGCGCTTATCGACTCGACGATCGGGGCGGGCCACGCCGTCCTGTTCGCCTTCAACCCGATGTGGCGGCACGAAACGCACGGCTCCTTCGCCCTGGTTACGAATGCCATGCTGAACTGGAAGAATCTGGCGCCGCCGCCGGCGGCGGCGGTTTCGCCGTCCTCACCGCCCGCAAAATAG
- a CDS encoding MFS transporter, with product MNERNLKAYGYRWVVLLAFVLLGAMTQVLWISFAPITSEAAKFYGRSDLMIGLLSMVFMAVYILIVIPSAWAIDTLGFKTAVGIGAVATGGFGLARGLFASNFTMVFICQIGLAFGQPFVLGAITTLAARWFPAKERATAAGLGTLALYLGPLAAMFLTPMLLVRVGMVRMLTIYGIAAAVSAVLFLLLARDRPPTPVGREERALMFDGLRSMMKRRDFLFLLGIFFIGLGLFNCVSTWIEDIVRPRGFSIAQAGRVGGLMLIGGILGAVIMPLLSDKFRRRKPFIILAVAGLLPGLLGLTFAADIRLLMLSGFFVGFFLLSAGPIGFQYAAEITHPAPEGTSNSLLLVSGQISGIIFILAMDALKNKATGSMTTSLLGLAGLVAGAILLALFLPESPVCREAQKIDPLG from the coding sequence ATGAATGAACGCAACCTCAAAGCCTACGGATACCGCTGGGTGGTCCTTCTGGCTTTCGTCCTGCTGGGGGCTATGACCCAAGTCCTGTGGATCTCCTTCGCCCCGATCACCAGCGAGGCGGCCAAGTTCTACGGCCGCTCCGACCTGATGATCGGGCTGCTGTCGATGGTTTTCATGGCGGTCTACATCCTGATCGTCATCCCCTCGGCCTGGGCCATCGATACCCTCGGCTTCAAGACCGCCGTCGGCATCGGGGCGGTCGCGACCGGCGGCTTCGGGCTGGCCCGGGGCCTGTTTGCCTCCAACTTCACGATGGTCTTCATCTGCCAGATCGGCCTGGCCTTCGGCCAGCCGTTCGTTCTGGGAGCCATCACCACCCTGGCCGCACGCTGGTTTCCGGCCAAAGAGCGGGCCACGGCGGCCGGCCTGGGCACGCTGGCCCTTTACCTCGGCCCCCTGGCCGCCATGTTCCTGACTCCGATGCTACTCGTCCGGGTGGGCATGGTCCGGATGTTGACGATCTACGGCATCGCGGCCGCCGTTTCGGCCGTCCTCTTCCTCCTGCTGGCCCGCGACCGCCCACCGACGCCGGTCGGCCGGGAGGAGCGGGCCCTGATGTTCGACGGCCTGCGCTCGATGATGAAGCGGCGGGATTTCCTGTTCCTCCTGGGCATCTTCTTCATCGGCCTGGGGCTGTTCAACTGCGTCTCGACCTGGATCGAGGATATCGTCCGCCCCCGCGGCTTCAGCATCGCCCAGGCGGGCCGGGTCGGCGGCCTGATGCTCATCGGCGGCATCCTCGGCGCCGTGATCATGCCCCTTCTCTCAGATAAGTTTCGCCGACGCAAGCCGTTCATCATCCTGGCCGTGGCCGGCCTCCTGCCGGGCCTTCTCGGCCTGACCTTCGCCGCGGATATCCGGCTGCTGATGCTGTCCGGGTTTTTCGTCGGCTTCTTCCTCTTGAGTGCCGGGCCGATCGGCTTCCAATACGCGGCCGAGATCACCCACCCGGCGCCCGAAGGAACTTCGAACAGCCTGCTCCTTGTCTCCGGCCAAATCTCGGGCATCATCTTCATCCTGGCCATGGATGCCCTCAAGAACAAGGCCACCGGCTCGATGACGACCTCGCTCCTCGGGCTGGCCGGCCTGGTTGCGGGCGCCATCCTGCTGGCGCTGTTCCTGCCGGAATCGCCCGTCTGCCGGGAGGCCCAAAAGATCGACCCCCTGGGCTGA